A window of Lepidochelys kempii isolate rLepKem1 chromosome 1, rLepKem1.hap2, whole genome shotgun sequence contains these coding sequences:
- the FBXO40 gene encoding F-box only protein 40 yields MIQNGRAQKTSPGQHKHCEKCFNRQCQVPVELTISCLVINCHSRCGAAFHMCKQEEHQLLCPLEQVSCLNSVYGCPFSMARFKLAKHLQVCPASVVHCSMEWNRWPNVDSETILHKNIMKEPHNDQYLDTALALRDQKILFRTLKMVELFPEWRENDNTEEPIAGLEEGAIGGIACDSIEADGQVAELTQQEREDLAKDKKGMDLVSYKAWENMFSKELSALKATDVSANSEKKEGDCYKKTGQILCDGNPKEKTKEAAIVEEPKENKNNQVITGAEKTGLAPWQDGILERLKKEVNVGDYNMYLVHHGRMLIHFGQLAACTPREKDFVYGNLEAHEVKTVCTFRVPVSYHGKRPQLRDSLAYKTAMMDKSVDTSDLQISLEEFPKSDTARSTLLCALEKELKGHEISEAKNIDGLFMDFGTQTYSFQVEPFSSRAVLADVLDIKSPPELHVELHTECVTRRHNKSCSAFTFTCNHFFRRDEFPSHFKNVHADIQSSLNGWFQHRCPLAYLGCTFVQNRFYPASHKAKIIYSQHLDTFAIKPEVDPVLSEIQKCNFTTSNQGKGKESLSSLPLELLQYIAGFLDSFSLSQLSQVSVLMRDICATLLQERGMVLLLWEKKRYSHGGTSWRARKKIWQFSSLFSPVNNWQFGDVPSMSEHLKICPFYDVEHKKDPFLLASMCGPRKRAQDSLVSTFRHGS; encoded by the exons ATGATTCAGAAT GGCAGGGCTCAGAAAACCAGTCCTGGACAGCACAAGCACTGTGAGAAATGTTTCAACCGGCAATGCCAAGTCCCAGTCGAGCTCACCATCTCTTGCCTAGTGATCAACTGCCATTCACGCTGTGGGGCTGCCTTTCATatgtgtaaacaggaagaacacCAACTCTTATGTCCCCTAGAGCAGGTCTCATGCCTCAACTCAGTTTATGGCTGCCCTTTCTCCATGGCCCGTTTTAAGCTGGCAAAGCACCTTCAGGTCTGTCCAGCCAGTGTTGTCCACTGCTCTATGGAATGGAATCGCTGGCCAAATGTAGATTCAGAAACCATTCTACATAAGAACATTATGAAGGAGCCACATAATGATCAGTATCTAGATACAGCCCTAGCCCTCAGAGATCAGAAGATTCTTTTTAGAACTCTGAAAATGGTTGAGCTATTTCCAGAATGGAGAGAAAATGATAACACAGAAGAGCCAATAGCAGGTTTGGAAGAAGGAGCCATTGGAGGAATAGCATGTGATTCTATAGAAGCTGATGGCCAAGTTGCTGAGCTTACCCAACAGGAGCGTGAGGATTTGGCAAAGGATAAGAAGGGGATGGATCTAGTAAGTTACAAAGCCTGGGAGAACATGTTTAGCAAAGAGCTTTCAGCATTGAAGGCAACAGATGTTTCAGCAAACTCggaaaaaaaggaaggagattgCTACAAGAAAACAGGACAGATTCTTTGTGATGGCAACCCCAAagagaagacaaaggaagcagctatTGTGGAAGagccaaaagaaaacaaaaataatcaagtGATTACAGGTGCAGAAAAGACAGGTCTGGCTCCTTGGCAAGATGGGATCCTGGAGAGGTTGAAAAAAGAAGTTAACGTAGGGGATTATAACATGTacctggtgcatcatgggagaatGCTCATCCATTTTGGTCAGCTAGCTGCTTGTACACCAAGAGAGAAAGACTTTGTGTATGGGAATTTGGAGGCTCATGAGGTGAAGACTGTGTGCACCTTCAGAGTGCCAGTTAGCTATCATGGCAAAAGACCACAACTTCGAGATTCCTTGGCATACAAGACAGCAATGATGGACAAGTCAGTGGATACTTCAGATTTGCAAATAAGCCTTGAGGAATTTCCTAAATCAGATACAGCCAGAAGTACACTATTGTGTGCATTGGAAAAGGAACTGAAAGGTCATGAGATCTCAGAAGCAAAGAATATTGATGGACTGTTCATGGATTTTGGGACACAGACATACAGCTTTCAGGTGGAACCCTTCTCCTCTAGAGCTGTTCTAGCGGATGTTCTGGATATAAAAAGCCCACCAGAACTCCATGTAGAGCTTCATACTGAGTGTGTGACTAGAAGACATAACAAGAGCTGCTCAGCCTTCACATTCACTTGCAATCACTTCTTCAGGAGGGATGAGTTTCCTTCACATTTCAAGAATGTTCATGCTGATATCCAGTCCTCTCTAAATGGATGGTTCCAACATCGTTGTCCACTTGCCTACTTGGGATGTACTTTTGTTCAAAACCGCTTCTACCCTGCTAGTCATAAAGCAAAGATTATCTACAGCCAGCATCTTGATACATTTGCTATTAAACCAGAAGTTGATCCTGTGCTCTCTGAAATACAGAAATGCAATTTTACAACAAGTAATCAAGGAAAAGGTAAAGAATCCCTGAGCAGCCTTCCATTGGAACTTTTACAGTATATTGCTGGGTTCTTGGACAGCTTCAGCTTGTCTCAGCTGTCCCAAGTGTCTGTACTGATGAGGGATATCTGTGCCACTCTACTTCAAGAGAGAGGGATGGTCCTCCTGCTGTGGGAGAAAAAAAGATATTCCCATGGAGGTACTTCATGGAGAGCTCGCAAAAAG ATCTGGCAGTTTAGCAGCCTGTTCTCCCCTGTTAACAACTGGCAGTTCGGTGATGTTCCCTCCATGTCTGAACACCTGAAGATCTGTCCGTTCTACGATGTGGAGCACAAGAAGGATCCATTCTTACTTGCCAGCATGTGTGGACCCCGAAAGCGGGCTCAAGATAGCTTGGTCTCAACCTTCAGGCATGGATCCTGA
- the VAMP1 gene encoding vesicle-associated membrane protein 1 isoform X1 — translation MDLPEATYLEGAEDTLLFQGMKDRGHNRNPKQCRVKLKELRQAYQKTGEANSRSGSEPQTCRFYDELHVILGGSATTTPAVLFDSFNGDGGNTEAGFGDEEDEEEEEEEVVDSSQQASGETGFPDSQELFLTLDLEPVPTEPTQGCLLDPAGGKRTSAACVSMITGSSPSQRLVKLRKKKKRTRDEMFSELMLSSHTDRAQTNAWRQIMSECRKAQNDREERWRAEESKWRAEESKWRAEERAEAQMWRQCDERRQDSMLRLLQDQTSMLQCMVELQQRQLEHRLPLQPLCNQPPSSPSSIASTPRRPRTRWGGLRPTSHSTTEDCPKKRRLSFNKF, via the exons ggcatgaaggacagaggccataacaggaacccgaagcagtgccgcgtgaaactgaaggagctgaggcaagcctaccagaaaaccggagaggcgaacagccgctctgggtcagagccccaaacatgccgattctatgatgagctgcatgtcattttagggggttcagccaccactaccccagccgtgttgtttgactccttcaatggagatggaggcaatacggaagcaggttttggggacgaagaagatgaggaggaggaggaggaggaggttgtagatagctcacagcaagcaagcggagaaaccggttttcccgacagccaggaactgtttctcaccctagacctggagccagtacccaccgaacccacccaaggctgcctcctggacccagcaggcggaaaaaggacctctg ctgcatgtgtttcaatgatcacaggatcttctccttcccagaggctagtgaagcttagaaagaaaaaaaaacgcactcgtgatgaaatgttctccgagctcatgctgtcctcccacactgacagagcacagacgaatgcgtggaggcaaataatgtcagagtgcaggaaagcacaaaatgaccgggaggagaggtggcgggctgaagagagtaagtggcgggctgaagagagtaagtggcgggctgaagagagggctgaagctcaaatgtggcggcagtgtgatgagaggaggcaggattcaatgctgaggctgctgcaggaccaaaccagtatgctccagtgtatggttgagctgcagcaaaggcagctggagcacagactgccactgcagcccctctgtaaccaaccgccctcctccccaagttccatagcctccacacccagacgcccaagaacgcggtgggggggcctccggccaaccagccactccaccacagaggattgcccaaaaaaaagaaggctgtcattcaataaattttaa
- the VAMP1 gene encoding vesicle-associated membrane protein 1 isoform X2: MKDRGHNRNPKQCRVKLKELRQAYQKTGEANSRSGSEPQTCRFYDELHVILGGSATTTPAVLFDSFNGDGGNTEAGFGDEEDEEEEEEEVVDSSQQASGETGFPDSQELFLTLDLEPVPTEPTQGCLLDPAGGKRTSAACVSMITGSSPSQRLVKLRKKKKRTRDEMFSELMLSSHTDRAQTNAWRQIMSECRKAQNDREERWRAEESKWRAEESKWRAEERAEAQMWRQCDERRQDSMLRLLQDQTSMLQCMVELQQRQLEHRLPLQPLCNQPPSSPSSIASTPRRPRTRWGGLRPTSHSTTEDCPKKRRLSFNKF, from the exons atgaaggacagaggccataacaggaacccgaagcagtgccgcgtgaaactgaaggagctgaggcaagcctaccagaaaaccggagaggcgaacagccgctctgggtcagagccccaaacatgccgattctatgatgagctgcatgtcattttagggggttcagccaccactaccccagccgtgttgtttgactccttcaatggagatggaggcaatacggaagcaggttttggggacgaagaagatgaggaggaggaggaggaggaggttgtagatagctcacagcaagcaagcggagaaaccggttttcccgacagccaggaactgtttctcaccctagacctggagccagtacccaccgaacccacccaaggctgcctcctggacccagcaggcggaaaaaggacctctg ctgcatgtgtttcaatgatcacaggatcttctccttcccagaggctagtgaagcttagaaagaaaaaaaaacgcactcgtgatgaaatgttctccgagctcatgctgtcctcccacactgacagagcacagacgaatgcgtggaggcaaataatgtcagagtgcaggaaagcacaaaatgaccgggaggagaggtggcgggctgaagagagtaagtggcgggctgaagagagtaagtggcgggctgaagagagggctgaagctcaaatgtggcggcagtgtgatgagaggaggcaggattcaatgctgaggctgctgcaggaccaaaccagtatgctccagtgtatggttgagctgcagcaaaggcagctggagcacagactgccactgcagcccctctgtaaccaaccgccctcctccccaagttccatagcctccacacccagacgcccaagaacgcggtgggggggcctccggccaaccagccactccaccacagaggattgcccaaaaaaaagaaggctgtcattcaataaattttaa